The following are from one region of the Selenomonadales bacterium genome:
- a CDS encoding nitronate monooxygenase: MKLPELKIGPHVAKVPIIQGGMAVRLSTARLAAAVAEEGGIGLIAGSGMTLDELRYEIRLARSMTKGIIGVNIMVAARKFADLVKTAIDEGIDLVVAGAGFSRDRFALGKESGTPIVPIVSSVKLAKISEKLGAAAIIIEGKEAGGHLGTDRSMRELVPEIRAAVSIPIIGAGGVLSGQDVVDIIRMGANGVQMGTRFAASEESNAAPALKEFYLKATADDVILIQSPVGLPGQAIRNPFADRIAAGKLPIDSCEACLKQCKQNFCIIKALTRAQQGDVENGLIFTGENIHKIKEILPVKEIFARLIREAEAVK; the protein is encoded by the coding sequence TTGAAACTTCCAGAACTTAAAATCGGTCCTCACGTAGCAAAAGTACCAATTATTCAGGGCGGAATGGCAGTAAGACTTTCAACTGCACGTTTGGCGGCTGCGGTTGCAGAAGAGGGCGGTATTGGTTTGATTGCCGGTTCCGGCATGACATTAGATGAATTGAGATATGAAATTAGACTGGCTCGATCGATGACGAAAGGCATCATTGGTGTCAACATCATGGTCGCGGCTCGTAAATTTGCTGACTTGGTTAAGACAGCTATTGACGAAGGCATCGACTTGGTAGTTGCCGGTGCAGGTTTTTCGCGCGATAGGTTCGCTTTGGGGAAAGAATCCGGTACCCCGATCGTTCCGATCGTATCGTCGGTGAAATTGGCTAAGATTTCCGAAAAACTTGGGGCAGCTGCGATTATTATAGAAGGCAAAGAAGCAGGCGGTCATCTTGGAACAGATCGTTCTATGAGAGAGCTCGTTCCGGAGATCCGTGCGGCAGTATCGATTCCGATCATTGGTGCAGGTGGTGTACTTAGCGGACAAGATGTTGTCGATATCATTCGTATGGGTGCAAACGGTGTTCAGATGGGTACTCGTTTTGCGGCAAGCGAAGAATCGAACGCGGCTCCTGCTTTGAAAGAATTTTATTTGAAAGCAACGGCAGATGATGTCATTTTGATACAAAGTCCTGTCGGTCTTCCCGGTCAGGCGATTCGTAATCCGTTTGCGGACAGAATTGCGGCAGGTAAACTTCCTATTGATTCTTGTGAAGCATGCCTTAAACAGTGCAAGCAGAATTTCTGCATTATCAAAGCATTGACGCGCGCGCAACAAGGTGACGTAGAGAATGGTTTGATCTTTACGGGTGAGAATATCCATAAGATCAAAGAGATTCTTCCTGTTAAAGAAATTTTTGCAAGACTGATCCGTGAAGCGGAAGCAGTAAAATAG
- a CDS encoding acyl carrier protein, producing MSTFEKVKAIVVDQLGVDEADVSMESTFIDDLGADSLDIVELIMAFEEEFDVEIPDDVAEKIKTVSDTVTYIDQNK from the coding sequence ATGAGTACTTTTGAAAAAGTTAAAGCGATCGTTGTAGATCAGCTTGGTGTTGATGAAGCTGACGTTTCCATGGAATCGACGTTCATCGACGATTTGGGTGCAGATTCTTTGGACATCGTTGAATTGATCATGGCTTTCGAAGAAGAATTCGATGTTGAAATTCCGGACGATGTTGCTGAAAAAATTAAAACGGTGAGCGATACGGTAACGTACATCGATCAGAACAAATAA